In Balaenoptera ricei isolate mBalRic1 chromosome 4, mBalRic1.hap2, whole genome shotgun sequence, the following are encoded in one genomic region:
- the MUC20 gene encoding mucin-20 isoform X2: protein MCWAMVAGAQARMGFLWGLALPLFFFCWVAGAPRSSAGPSTSGSGHTEVPAVTPGVRTSSEGVFQNTDLTETSMSNHISLETQTLSTQTSDRTFLPDSTISVAENRENKTMALIKIMPSKSSAVITTLMETSATSGSPTGRGMTTVETVTGTELLKAAFDTLCKLGSSEEAKRIMVDFLKLAHTSTEAEALSSESSASSDSSVPAITTSQALSPDIAALVKALVTSSISNIEVINCSVIEIEATASIPGTSDIDHSPTGGKALSTPETSALPDSTEVKSHLARTTTSAETLSTASATESATPDITLTINSTTEMETTAAKATAPSGTLVTVSMNLLEENSSLSVETTSHTEVSGEVTISTGTASTAGKVTSPARFSATVYSLSEVTTIMSSTPSETSTTDITFSAPVPNSRSPLPSVHLATANSSQETNITLAKTTASAKALKIASTAGGKPSTATPTSAQTSLTDVTAGEDGGFLLLRLSVASPEDLTARRVAERLMQQPQNLAQSHGGHSNVC from the exons ATGTGCTGGGCAATGGTGGCCGGAGCCCAAGCTAGGATGGGCTTTCTCTggggcctggctctgccccttttCTTCTTCTGCTGGGTGGCTGGTGCTCCCAGGAGCTCTGCAG GCCCCAGCACCAGTGGATCAGGCCACACAGAAGTGCCTGCTGTGACTCCAGGGGTCAGGACGAGCTCAGAGGGAGTCTTCCAGAACACTGACCTCACTGAGACCTCTATGTCGAACCATATCTCTTTGGAAACTCAAACCCTAAGCACCCAGACCTCTGATAGGACCTTCCTCCCAGACAGCACCATTTCAGTAGCAGAGAACAGGGAAAACAAGACCATGGCCCTCATAAaaataatgccttccaagtcctcGGCTGTGATCACCACTCTTATGGAGACATCAGCCACAAGTGGCAGCCCCACGGGACGTGGAATGACCACAGTTGAGACCGTCACAGGCACTGAGCTCTTGAAAGCCGCCTTTGACACCCTTTGCAAACTTGGCAGCTCTGAAGAGGCAAAGAGAATAATGGTAGACTTCTTGAAATTAGCTCACACCTCTACAGAAGCCGAGGCCTTGTCCTCGGAGAGCAGCGCTTCCTCTGACAGCTCAGTTCCAGCCATCACCACCTCACAAGCCCTGTCACCTGACATTGCTGCTCTGGTTAAAGCCTTGGTTACCTCCAGCATCAGCAACATTGAGGTGATCAACTGCAGTGTTATAGAAATAGAAGCAACTGCCAGCATCCCTGGGACCTCAGACATAGATCACAGCCCCACGGGAGGAAAGGCCCTGTCTACCCCTGAGACATCAGCTTTGCCTGACTCCACTGAAGTAAAATCACACCTCGCCAGGACCACAACCTCTGCTGAGACCTTGTCAACAGCCAGCGCCACAGAATCAGCCACACCTGACATCACACTCACCATCAATAGCACCACAGAAATGGAAACAACAGCAGCCAAGGCCACGGCCCCCAGTGGAACCTTGGTGACAGTTAGCATGAACCTCTTGGAAGAAAACTCATCCCTCTCTGTTGAGACAACAAGCCACACCGAGGTCTCAGGAGAAGTTACAATCTCCACAGGGACTGCATCAACAGCAGGCAAGGTGACTTCCCCTGCTAGGTTCTCAGCTACGGTCTACAGCCTCTCTGAAGTAACTACCATCATGAGCTCCACCCCCTCAgagacttctaccacagacatcaCATTCAGTGCGCCCGTTCCCAACAGCAGGAGCCCACTTCCCTCTGTCCATCTGGCTACGGCCAAcagcagccaagaaacaaacaTCACCTTAGCTAAGACCACAGCCTCAGCAAAGGCCTTGAAGATAGCCAGCACAGCTGGAGGGAAACCCTCAACAGCCACGCCCACCAGTGCTCAGACAAGTCTGACAGATGTTACTGCAG GTGAGGATGGAGGCTTCCTCCTCCTGAGGCTGAGCGTGGCCTCCCCAGAAGACCTCACTGCCCGCAGAGTGGCAGAGAGGTTGATGCAGCAG CCACAGAACCTAGCACAGAGCCACGGAGGGCactcaaatgtttgctga
- the MUC20 gene encoding mucin-20 isoform X1, whose amino-acid sequence MCWAMVAGAQARMGFLWGLALPLFFFCWVAGAPRSSAGPSTSGSGHTEVPAVTPGVRTSSEGVFQNTDLTETSMSNHISLETQTLSTQTSDRTFLPDSTISVAENRENKTMALIKIMPSKSSAVITTLMETSATSGSPTGRGMTTVETVTGTELLKAAFDTLCKLGSSEEAKRIMVDFLKLAHTSTEAEALSSESSASSDSSVPAITTSQALSPDIAALVKALVTSSISNIEVINCSVIEIEATASIPGTSDIDHSPTGGKALSTPETSALPDSTEVKSHLARTTTSAETLSTASATESATPDITLTINSTTEMETTAAKATAPSGTLVTVSMNLLEENSSLSVETTSHTEVSGEVTISTGTASTAGKVTSPARFSATVYSLSEVTTIMSSTPSETSTTDITFSAPVPNSRSPLPSVHLATANSSQETNITLAKTTASAKALKIASTAGGKPSTATPTSAQTSLTDVTAGEDGGFLLLRLSVASPEDLTARRVAERLMQQLDCKLHMFMSPIQVSLLRVRRG is encoded by the exons ATGTGCTGGGCAATGGTGGCCGGAGCCCAAGCTAGGATGGGCTTTCTCTggggcctggctctgccccttttCTTCTTCTGCTGGGTGGCTGGTGCTCCCAGGAGCTCTGCAG GCCCCAGCACCAGTGGATCAGGCCACACAGAAGTGCCTGCTGTGACTCCAGGGGTCAGGACGAGCTCAGAGGGAGTCTTCCAGAACACTGACCTCACTGAGACCTCTATGTCGAACCATATCTCTTTGGAAACTCAAACCCTAAGCACCCAGACCTCTGATAGGACCTTCCTCCCAGACAGCACCATTTCAGTAGCAGAGAACAGGGAAAACAAGACCATGGCCCTCATAAaaataatgccttccaagtcctcGGCTGTGATCACCACTCTTATGGAGACATCAGCCACAAGTGGCAGCCCCACGGGACGTGGAATGACCACAGTTGAGACCGTCACAGGCACTGAGCTCTTGAAAGCCGCCTTTGACACCCTTTGCAAACTTGGCAGCTCTGAAGAGGCAAAGAGAATAATGGTAGACTTCTTGAAATTAGCTCACACCTCTACAGAAGCCGAGGCCTTGTCCTCGGAGAGCAGCGCTTCCTCTGACAGCTCAGTTCCAGCCATCACCACCTCACAAGCCCTGTCACCTGACATTGCTGCTCTGGTTAAAGCCTTGGTTACCTCCAGCATCAGCAACATTGAGGTGATCAACTGCAGTGTTATAGAAATAGAAGCAACTGCCAGCATCCCTGGGACCTCAGACATAGATCACAGCCCCACGGGAGGAAAGGCCCTGTCTACCCCTGAGACATCAGCTTTGCCTGACTCCACTGAAGTAAAATCACACCTCGCCAGGACCACAACCTCTGCTGAGACCTTGTCAACAGCCAGCGCCACAGAATCAGCCACACCTGACATCACACTCACCATCAATAGCACCACAGAAATGGAAACAACAGCAGCCAAGGCCACGGCCCCCAGTGGAACCTTGGTGACAGTTAGCATGAACCTCTTGGAAGAAAACTCATCCCTCTCTGTTGAGACAACAAGCCACACCGAGGTCTCAGGAGAAGTTACAATCTCCACAGGGACTGCATCAACAGCAGGCAAGGTGACTTCCCCTGCTAGGTTCTCAGCTACGGTCTACAGCCTCTCTGAAGTAACTACCATCATGAGCTCCACCCCCTCAgagacttctaccacagacatcaCATTCAGTGCGCCCGTTCCCAACAGCAGGAGCCCACTTCCCTCTGTCCATCTGGCTACGGCCAAcagcagccaagaaacaaacaTCACCTTAGCTAAGACCACAGCCTCAGCAAAGGCCTTGAAGATAGCCAGCACAGCTGGAGGGAAACCCTCAACAGCCACGCCCACCAGTGCTCAGACAAGTCTGACAGATGTTACTGCAG GTGAGGATGGAGGCTTCCTCCTCCTGAGGCTGAGCGTGGCCTCCCCAGAAGACCTCACTGCCCGCAGAGTGGCAGAGAGGTTGATGCAGCAG CTCGACTGTAAACTGCATATGTTTATGTCTCCCATCCAAGTCTCCCTGCTGCGTGTCAGGAGGGGCTGA